One part of the Apus apus isolate bApuApu2 chromosome 23, bApuApu2.pri.cur, whole genome shotgun sequence genome encodes these proteins:
- the SLC16A1 gene encoding monocarboxylate transporter 1, producing MPPAIGGPVGYTPPEGGWGWAVVIGAFISIGFSYAFPKSITVFFKEIEVIFNASSSKVSWISSIMLAVMYAGGPISSILVNKYGSRPIMIAGGCLSGCGLIAASFCNTVEELYFCVGVVGGLGLAFNLNPALTMIGKYFFKKRPLANGLAMAGSPVFLSTLAPVNQLFFGIFGWRGSFLILGGLLLNCCVAGSLMRPIGPKPDQLKKEAAKEVLQEAGKAVKKDDGDTSTDLIGGKTKKEKTTFFQTINKFLDLSLFTHRGFLLYLSGNVIMFFGLFTPLVFLSNYAKSKKIANESAAFLLSILAFVDMVARPSMGLVANTKWIRPRVQYFFAISVIYNGVCHLLAPMSTTYAGFCIYAGFFGFAFGWLSSVLFETLMDLVGAQRFSSAVGLVTIVECCPVLLGPPLLGKLNDMYGDYKYTYWACGVILIISGIYLFIGMGINYRLVAKEQKAEEKARKEGKEEETNVDEAEKQKEANNDVAPSPQKSTEDGVKEEESHM from the exons ATGCCACCGGCCATCGGAGGCCCTGTGGGATACACCCCTCCTGAAGGAGGGTGGGGATGGGCCGTAGTCATCGGAGCCTTCATCTCCATTGGGTTTTCTTATGCCTTCCCCAAATCCATCACAGTGTTCTTCAAAGAGATTGAGGTCATCTTTAATGCTTCCAGCAGCAAGGTCTCGTGGATCTCCTCCATCATGCTGGCTGTTATGTATGCAGGAG GTCCCATCAGCAGCATCCTGGTGAACAAATACGGCAGCCGGCCCATCATGATCGCCGGCGGGTGCCTGTCGGGCTGCGGGCTGATCGCAGCCTCCTTCTGCAACACTGTGGAGGAGCTCTACTTCTGCGTGGGGGTCGTGGGGG gccTTGGTCTCGCGTTCAACTTGAACCCAGCCTTGACCATGATTGGCAAGTACTTCTTCAAGAAGCGTCCCCTGGCCAATGGGCTGGCCATGGCGGGCAGCCCTGTCTTCCTCTCCACCCTGGCGCCTGTCAACCAGCTCTTCTTTGGCATATTTGGCTGGCGTGGCAGCTTCCTCATCCTTGGTGGTCTCCTGCTGAACTGCTGTGTGGCTGGATCCCTGATGCGGCCCATAGGCCCCAAGCCTGATCAGCTGAAGAAGGAGGCTGCTaaggaggtgctgcaggaagcTGGGAAGGCAGTGAAAAAGGATGATGGTGACACCAGCACAGACCTCATTGGTGGGAAGACCAAGAAAGAGAAGACTACATTTTTCCAGACCATCAACAAGTTCTTGGACCTGTCCCTGTTCACTCACAGGGGCTTCCTGCTTTATCTGTCAGGCAATGTGATCATGTTCTTTGGGCTGTTCACTCCCTTGGTCTTCCTCAGCAATTATGCGAAGAGCAAGAAGATTGCTAATGAAtctgcagccttcctgctctccaTCCTGGCCTTTGTAGACATGGTGGCCAGGCCTTCCATGGGACTGGTGGCAAACACCAAGTGGATCAGACCCAGAGTCCAGTATTTCTTTGCCATCTCTGTGATTTACAATGGGGTGTGCCACCTCTTGGCCCCCATGTCCACCACCTATGCTGGCTTCTGCATTTATGCTGGCTTCTTTGGCTTTGCCTTCGGCTGGCTGAGCTCAGTCCTGTTTGAGACGCTGATGGACCTGGTGGGAGCTCAGCGGTTCTCCAGTGCTGTTGGCCTGGTGACCATCGTGGAGTGTTGCCCTGTGCTTCTGGGACCCCCTCTGCTAG GGAAGCTCAATGACATGTATGGTGACTACAAGTACACGTACTGGGCCTGTGGGGTCATCCTCATAATCTCTGGGATCTACCTCTTCATCGGGATGGGCATCAACTACCGCCTGGTGGCAAAGGAGCAGAAGGCGGAGGAGAAGGcgaggaaggaagggaaggaggaggagaccAACGTTGATGaggctgagaagcagaaagaggCAAACAACGACGTGGCCCCTTCACCTCAGAAGAGCACGGAGGATGGTGTCAAAGAGGAGGAGAGCCACATGTGA